One window from the genome of Amaranthus tricolor cultivar Red isolate AtriRed21 chromosome 9, ASM2621246v1, whole genome shotgun sequence encodes:
- the LOC130823377 gene encoding uncharacterized protein LOC130823377 codes for MGNKDKVSWVNTLWNRVVIPKSRFVVWLAFHERLKTKQRLKSMGVVDDTVCIICGTQFETTDHLFFMCDFSYQCVEALKRWVRVTWSIKNMNDIYRTRRMPKTKLKLIEAIFGNLVYTIWNVRNEAVWQKKVTTFRRVVESIKTNSKLSNAKRVHFNLVEKPVICGLLCLGDLVAFLILLGWVDLDIDQP; via the coding sequence ATGGGGAACAAAGATAAAGTGAGTTGGGTAAATACATTGTGGAATAGAGTTGTCATCCCTAAAAGTCGCTTCGTGGTATGGCTCGCTTTCCATGAGAGACTCAAAACAAAGCAAAGACTCAAGAGCATGGGGGTGGTGGATGATACGGTTTGCATCATATGTGGAACACAGTTTGAAACAACAGATCACCTCTTCTTTATGTGCGACTTCAGCTATCAATGCGTGGAAGCTCTTAAAAGATGGGTGAGAGTGACATGGAGTATAAAGAACATGAACGACATTTATCGCACACGTCGTATGCCTAAGACTAAATTGAAACTCATAGAAGCAATCTTTGGTAACCTTGTCTATACTATTTGGAACGTACGGAATGAAGCGGTGTGGCAAAAGAAGGTTACGACTTTCCGGAGGGTAGTAGAATCCATCAAAACAAATTCTAAACTCTCTAATGCTAAAAGAGTCCACTTCAACTTGGTTGAGAAACCTGTAATCTGTGGCCTGTTGTGTTTAGGTGATCTAGTGGCGTTTCTTATTTTGTTAGGGTGGGTTGATCTTGACATAGATCAACCTTGA
- the LOC130824505 gene encoding protein TPR3-like encodes MTESKEDSLYLIFQLLQNNKKYEGTLHRLEQESGLYFNMKYFEDLVSNGNLDEAENYLLGFINVDDNQISCKTIFEIRKLKYMEALDRQDIGKAREILLKDLKVFESSDNDLLKQITYLFSFENFRDCELASHCGDTKSMRRGFLDLAKQLIEANPKFHDKLKLPTLKDDRLRKLLEPSLVLKNTFLVLTPSIPKRFL; translated from the exons atgacGGAATCAAAAGAGGACTCATTATACTTGATATTTCAACTTCTtcagaataataaaaaatatgaagGAACTCTTCATAg ATTGGAGCAAGAATCTGGACTCTATTTTAATATGAAGTACTTTGAGGATTTGGTGTCTAACGGGAACTTGGATGAGGCAGAGAACTACTTATTAGGTTTCATAAATGTTGATGATAATCAAATTTCTTGTAAGACCATTTTTGAAATCAGGAAGCTCAAGTACATGGAGGCTTTGGATAG GCAAGATATTGGCAAGGCTCGAGAAATTCTTTTGAAGgatttaaaggtttttgaatCTTCTGATAACGATCTCTTGAAGCAGATTACATATctattttcttttgaaaattttag AGACTGTGAGTTAGCATCGCATTGTGGAGATACAAAGTCAATGAGAAGGGGATTTCTTGATTTAGCAAAGCAGCTGATAGAGGCAAATCCAAAGTTTCATGATAAGCTAAAACTTCCAACCTTAAAGGATGATAGGTTACGGAAATTGTTAGAACCGAGTTTGGTACTAAAGAACACTTTTTTGGTTCTTACACCCTCTATCCCCAAAAGGTTTTTATAG
- the LOC130824507 gene encoding uncharacterized protein LOC130824507, which translates to MMFDNKDALLDAVRLYHICRNVEYRIETSNQTVVVLKCKRGCGWWLRARKSSYSPSWEIITYKGKHGGCVLSTENVLAGHIHLTSSVINNLIRNCVAQDPSIKVSVVRQMMKDQFGVEVTYKRAWCAKQQALLSIYGTWEDFYPLLPRFLKALKISNPGTVVEWFFKEDNDVSVYVRPSIRTFQRVFWAFQPSIEGFKYCKPVIAIDGTHLYVSIAFAFAFALVKKECIAAWSWFMACVRKHMMHSPGLCVISDRHAGILATMEEPEWQPSNAHDRFCLRHLLSNFNRQMGNVKLKKMYGRTAEQRQPHKVVEGLKAIGVANREALFWIDQVGEMSKWSICHDGGYRYGITNTNLAEVFNNVMKGVRFLPITTLVEFTFYRVNDYFVKRRENANAWLIGGNKYTSHATRIITRNTEKVNYHDIVAFDYRRGLFQVKTGHGNRGSAKGGKRGFAKGGKIQSVDMREMKCTCKKPSIYHLPCSHVLAVCIK; encoded by the coding sequence atgatgtttgataacaaggatgcgttgttggacgctgttagattgtatcatatttgtaggaacgttgagtaccgaattgagacttcaaatcaaaccgtggtagtcttgaagtgtaagagagggtgtggttgGTGGCTTAGGGCTAGaaagagctcctattcaccatCATGGGAGATTATTACGTATAAAGGGAAAcatgggggttgtgtattaagtactgaaaacgTGTTAGCTgggcacattcatttgacatcttccgtgattaacaatcttattagaaattgtgttgctcaagacccatcaattaaggtctctgttGTGCGTCAAATGATGAAAGACCAATtcggtgtcgaagtgacctataagcgggcatggtgtgctaaacagcaagcccttctgtccatctatggtacatgggaagatttttatcctcttcttccacgcttcttgaaGGCACTGAAAATTTCAAACCCCGGGaccgtagttgagtggttctttaaggaagataatgatgtcaGTGTGTatgtccgtcctagtattagaactttccaacgcgtgttttgggctttccaacctagtattgagggattcaagtattgcaaaccagttattgccattgacggaacacatttgtatgTAAGTATCGCCTTTGCCTTTGCCTTTGCCTTGGTCAAAAAAGAATGCATAGCcgcgtggtcttggtttatggcctgtgttcgtaagcatatgatgcatagtccagggttatgtgttatttccgatagacatgcgggcattctagcaaccatggaggagccggaatggcaacctTCGAACGCCCATGataggttttgcttgcggcatttattaagtaacttcaaccgccaaatgggtaatgtgaagttgaagaagatgtatggaaggactgcagagcaaagacaaccacatAAAGTCGTTGAGGGATTGAAGGCCATTGGTGTTGCTAATCGGGAAGcacttttttggattgatcaagttggtgaAATGTctaaatggtcaatatgtcacGATGGAGGGTATAGGTATGGTATTACTAATACCAACTTGGCCGAAGTATTCAATAACGTTATGAAGGGTGTGCGTTTCTTGCCTATAACCACTCTTGTGGAGTTCACCTTCTATCGTGTTAATGATTACTTTGTTAAAAGACGCGAGAATGCGAACGCGTGGCTAATTGGGGGAAATAAAtacacttcacacgccactAGGATTATAACCCGTAACACCGAGAAGGTAAACTACCATGACATCgtcgcatttgactacagacgAGGCCTTTTCCAAGTTAAGACTGGACATGGTAATAGAGGATCCGCCAAGGGTGGTAAAAGAGGATTcgccaagggtggtaaaatacaaagtgtagatatgagagagatgaaatgcacttgtaaaaaaccctccatatatcacttaccttgttctcatgttcttgccgtTTGTATTAAATGA